One Paraburkholderia agricolaris genomic region harbors:
- a CDS encoding MraY family glycosyltransferase codes for MLSFALGFLVSLLITLLIVRYAHLHEKFSTDSDLAGVQKFHVRPVPRIGGAGILIGLIVSAVQLHHAYPAVSGGILGLIACGMPAFGSGLVEDLTKRVSPLARLVCTMAAAALAYFLLDIAVTRISVPPLDFLLSYAVISCAVTVLAVAALANAINIIDGFNGLASMVAFMMFASLAYVAFQVSDPIVLSASLMMMGAVLGFFIWNFPAGLIFLGDGGAYFIGFMLAELSIMLVMRNRDVSAWYPVLLFMYPIFETCFSIYRKKFIRGISPGIPDGVHLHMLVYKRLMRWAVGTQTARELTRRNSLTSPYLWLLCLIAVVPATLFWRHTLHLFCFVVVFAATYVWLYMSIVRFKSPRWMVVRKGKR; via the coding sequence ATGCTTAGTTTTGCGCTCGGCTTTCTCGTTTCACTGCTGATCACATTGTTGATCGTGCGCTACGCGCATCTGCATGAGAAATTCTCAACCGATTCCGATCTGGCCGGGGTGCAGAAATTCCATGTGCGACCGGTGCCGCGCATCGGTGGCGCCGGGATTCTGATCGGCTTGATCGTCTCCGCGGTGCAATTGCACCATGCCTATCCTGCCGTGTCCGGCGGCATCCTCGGGCTGATCGCATGCGGCATGCCGGCATTCGGCTCCGGCCTCGTCGAGGATCTCACCAAGCGCGTGTCGCCACTTGCACGGCTCGTCTGCACGATGGCCGCCGCCGCCCTCGCCTATTTCCTGCTGGATATCGCGGTCACGCGCATCAGCGTGCCGCCACTCGACTTTCTGCTCTCGTATGCCGTGATCTCCTGCGCGGTCACGGTGCTGGCCGTCGCGGCGCTCGCCAACGCGATCAATATCATCGACGGCTTCAATGGCCTTGCATCGATGGTCGCGTTCATGATGTTCGCGTCACTCGCTTATGTCGCGTTCCAGGTGTCCGATCCGATCGTGCTGTCAGCGTCGTTAATGATGATGGGCGCGGTGCTTGGCTTCTTCATCTGGAATTTTCCGGCCGGGCTGATTTTTCTCGGCGACGGTGGCGCGTATTTCATCGGCTTCATGCTCGCCGAGCTGTCGATCATGCTCGTGATGCGCAATCGCGATGTGTCGGCGTGGTATCCGGTGCTGCTTTTCATGTACCCGATCTTCGAGACCTGCTTCTCGATCTACCGGAAGAAATTCATTCGCGGGATATCGCCGGGAATTCCCGACGGCGTGCATCTGCATATGCTGGTTTATAAGCGCTTGATGCGCTGGGCAGTCGGCACGCAAACCGCGCGCGAACTGACGCGACGGAACTCGCTGACGTCGCCTTACTTGTGGCTGCTATGCCTGATCGCCGTCGTTCCGGCCACGTTGTTCTGGCGGCATACGCTGCATCTGTTCTGTTTCGTGGTGGTGTTTGCCGCGACTTATGTGTGGCTTTATATGAGTATCGTACGGTTCAAGTCGCCGCGGTGGATGGTGGTGAGGAAAGGCAAAAGGTAA
- a CDS encoding polysaccharide biosynthesis protein has translation MLRNKSFWLSLGAFLFDLCAVAVAWLTSYLIRFNGVIPVEFRVGAIHALVWILPVYGVMFRIFGLYRGMWVFASLPDLVRISKAVIAGALVAMVTSVMVQPVPIVPRSVLVVSPLLLFLAMGGPRALYRATKEFYLYGGLVGKGKPVVVLGAGSAGASLARELSRSSEWRLVGLLDDDVSKHGREIYGYKVLGAISELPQLAESLKTEYAIIAIPSASVEAQRRVATLCVRAGVRAMVLPALTTLSQGQAFLSRVRQIDLEDLLGREPVKIDTPHVEALLRNRVVMVTGAGGSIGSELCRQILRFGPAQLIAFDLSEYAMYKLTEELHERFPGLPVIPVIGDAKDSLLLDQVLSRHAPHILFHAAAYKHVPLMEEQNAWQAVRNNVLGTYRVARAAIRHDVKHFVLISTDKAVNPTNVMGASKRLAEMACQALQQTSTRTQFETVRFGNVLGSAGSVIPKFQQQIAKGGPVTVTHPEITRFFMTIPEASQLVLQASSMGRGGEIFILDMGEPVKIVDLARDLIRLYGFNEEHIRIVFTGLRPGEKLYEELLADDETTTRTPHPKLRTAQARGVPDNLLDELLPWLMQHRVLADDEVRRDLRRWVPEYQPNLAPPLQSISTAAGIRASL, from the coding sequence ATGTTAAGAAACAAGAGCTTCTGGCTATCGCTCGGCGCTTTCCTTTTCGACTTGTGCGCGGTCGCAGTCGCGTGGCTGACCTCGTACCTCATCCGTTTCAACGGTGTTATCCCGGTTGAGTTCAGGGTCGGGGCGATACACGCGTTGGTCTGGATCCTCCCGGTCTACGGCGTGATGTTTCGCATTTTCGGTTTGTACCGGGGCATGTGGGTATTCGCGAGCCTGCCAGACCTCGTGCGCATTTCAAAAGCCGTCATAGCCGGCGCGCTCGTAGCGATGGTGACGTCGGTGATGGTGCAACCCGTTCCGATTGTTCCGCGCTCGGTCCTTGTGGTTTCCCCGTTGCTGTTGTTCCTGGCCATGGGAGGCCCCCGTGCGCTGTACCGCGCCACCAAGGAGTTTTATCTTTACGGCGGCCTTGTAGGCAAAGGTAAGCCCGTTGTAGTGCTCGGCGCCGGTTCCGCAGGCGCGAGTCTTGCCCGCGAACTGTCGCGCTCCAGTGAATGGCGTCTGGTTGGACTGCTGGACGACGACGTGTCCAAGCACGGCCGTGAAATCTACGGTTACAAAGTACTCGGCGCTATCAGCGAACTGCCGCAACTGGCTGAGTCGCTCAAGACTGAGTACGCCATTATTGCGATCCCCTCTGCGTCCGTTGAAGCGCAGCGGCGCGTAGCCACGCTTTGCGTACGCGCGGGCGTTCGCGCAATGGTGCTGCCGGCGTTGACCACGCTGTCACAGGGGCAGGCATTTTTGTCGCGGGTGCGGCAGATCGACCTCGAAGACCTGCTTGGCCGGGAGCCGGTCAAGATCGACACGCCACACGTCGAAGCCCTGCTGCGCAATCGCGTGGTGATGGTAACGGGAGCGGGTGGGTCGATCGGCTCGGAACTGTGCCGTCAGATCCTGCGCTTCGGGCCCGCACAACTCATCGCGTTCGACCTGTCCGAATATGCGATGTACAAGCTGACAGAAGAGTTGCATGAGCGCTTCCCTGGCTTGCCGGTGATCCCCGTGATCGGCGACGCGAAGGATTCGCTGTTGCTCGATCAGGTGCTGTCGCGGCATGCGCCGCACATCCTGTTTCACGCCGCGGCCTACAAGCACGTGCCGCTGATGGAAGAGCAGAATGCGTGGCAGGCGGTGCGCAATAACGTACTGGGCACCTACCGGGTAGCGCGGGCGGCGATCCGTCATGACGTGAAGCACTTCGTCCTGATCTCGACTGACAAGGCGGTCAACCCGACTAACGTGATGGGTGCGAGCAAGCGGCTCGCTGAGATGGCGTGTCAGGCCCTGCAGCAAACCAGCACGCGCACACAGTTCGAGACGGTGCGTTTTGGCAATGTGCTGGGCAGCGCCGGCAGTGTGATTCCCAAGTTCCAGCAGCAGATTGCGAAGGGCGGCCCTGTGACCGTCACGCACCCGGAGATCACACGCTTCTTCATGACCATCCCTGAAGCTTCGCAACTGGTGCTGCAGGCGTCGAGCATGGGTCGTGGCGGCGAGATATTCATTCTCGACATGGGTGAGCCGGTCAAGATTGTCGATCTGGCTCGCGACCTGATCCGTTTGTACGGTTTCAATGAGGAGCACATCCGCATAGTGTTTACCGGACTCAGGCCGGGCGAGAAACTCTACGAGGAACTGCTCGCGGACGACGAAACGACAACCCGCACGCCACATCCCAAACTGCGGACGGCTCAGGCGCGCGGCGTGCCGGATAACCTCCTGGACGAACTGCTGCCGTGGCTGATGCAGCACCGTGTACTGGCAGACGACGAAGTGCGTCGCGATCTGCGCCGCTGGGTGCCTGAGTATCAGCCGAACCTCGCGCCACCGCTGCAAAGTATTTCGACGGCGGCCGGTATTCGCGCTTCGCTTTAA
- a CDS encoding glycosyltransferase family 2 protein, protein METTILNRPLLTIAIPTFNRAAYLQLCLQQFLPDLDLVDGGTVEILVSDNCSTDQTTATIETLRQQGLNIRSISNEINIGSDANIAQCFNQARGRYVQIMGDDDLYLPGKLKHVIGLLRENDYGVVCLKSYGYEHDFTKERPSGVSGRRDFTDISDFLQEVGPLITFISACIINKDLQPEIDARLFCGSNLVQVHLVILPALRSDLNSYILDYTLACKRANSGGYDFSEIFVEKFFEILKSYESAGLSQSAIARFGNKLLISYYPFNLLRQRLANEGSPQTTFRRFEAQFGNRGIFLFFCAPIITWPKPLAILWGWGAVLIGRLWNGELRRGWHFALHRLSRAIGGR, encoded by the coding sequence ATGGAAACCACCATCTTGAATCGCCCTCTTCTAACCATTGCGATCCCCACATTCAACCGCGCAGCATACCTTCAACTGTGTCTGCAGCAATTCCTGCCTGACCTTGATCTGGTTGACGGTGGCACGGTGGAAATTCTGGTCTCCGACAACTGCTCGACCGACCAAACTACGGCAACCATCGAAACCCTTCGTCAGCAAGGGTTAAATATACGATCAATAAGCAATGAAATAAATATCGGATCCGATGCCAATATTGCCCAGTGCTTCAACCAGGCCCGCGGGCGCTATGTGCAAATTATGGGTGACGACGATCTATATTTGCCAGGAAAACTGAAACATGTCATTGGCCTGCTGCGAGAAAATGACTATGGCGTTGTTTGTCTGAAATCGTACGGCTATGAGCACGACTTCACCAAGGAACGCCCAAGTGGAGTTAGTGGAAGACGCGATTTCACCGATATATCTGACTTTCTTCAGGAAGTCGGTCCGCTAATCACTTTCATATCGGCATGCATTATAAACAAGGATCTGCAACCTGAAATTGATGCACGATTATTTTGCGGCAGCAATCTGGTTCAAGTGCACCTCGTTATCCTTCCGGCATTGCGGTCTGATTTGAATTCATACATTCTCGACTACACGTTGGCATGCAAGCGCGCCAATTCTGGTGGCTACGATTTTTCTGAAATATTTGTCGAAAAATTCTTTGAAATTCTGAAATCGTATGAATCCGCCGGATTATCTCAATCGGCTATCGCTCGTTTCGGCAACAAATTACTGATCAGTTATTATCCATTCAATTTGCTAAGACAACGTCTCGCAAACGAGGGAAGTCCGCAAACCACCTTTCGGCGTTTCGAGGCACAGTTTGGCAATCGAGGAATATTCCTTTTCTTTTGCGCGCCGATTATCACCTGGCCGAAGCCGCTTGCTATCTTATGGGGATGGGGTGCCGTTCTCATAGGCAGACTTTGGAACGGCGAACTAAGGCGCGGGTGGCACTTTGCCCTGCACCGCCTGTCACGCGCAATCGGCGGACGGTAA
- a CDS encoding glycosyltransferase family 2 protein — MNTSALNSEIEGLSVSVVVYRPDPVQLAQTLDSLAVARDALTAARPHLPVELYLVDNGGLSDVSSTLSELRAHEIPATIIAGHGNVGYGRGHNLAIERSVSRYHLVLNPDIDLDHDALIKALDFFETHPELGLLTPQICDDQGHIQYLCRRFPTLFDLFVRGFLPASARSFFARRLARYEMHDVINGRDIVWDPPIVSGCFMLFRTNVLKKLEGFDPRYFLYFEDYDLSLRTHDVARVAYLPIVRVLHHGGGAARKGSAHLRMFAASAVRFFNRFGWKLL; from the coding sequence ATGAATACTAGCGCGCTGAATTCCGAAATTGAGGGTCTTTCCGTCTCGGTGGTTGTCTATCGGCCGGACCCGGTACAACTCGCGCAAACGCTGGATAGTCTAGCGGTCGCCCGTGATGCCTTGACGGCGGCGAGACCTCATCTTCCGGTCGAACTCTACCTGGTCGACAACGGCGGCCTATCCGACGTCAGCAGCACGCTCAGCGAACTTCGCGCTCACGAGATTCCAGCGACGATCATCGCCGGGCACGGCAACGTGGGCTACGGGCGCGGGCACAATCTGGCAATCGAACGGTCGGTCAGCCGCTATCACCTGGTGTTGAATCCCGATATCGACCTCGATCACGACGCGCTGATCAAGGCACTCGACTTCTTCGAGACACACCCGGAGCTTGGATTGCTGACGCCTCAGATCTGCGACGACCAGGGACACATCCAGTATCTTTGCCGCCGCTTCCCGACATTGTTCGATCTGTTCGTCCGGGGATTCTTGCCTGCGAGCGCGCGCAGTTTTTTTGCGCGGCGTCTGGCGCGCTACGAGATGCACGATGTGATCAACGGGCGCGACATAGTCTGGGATCCGCCTATCGTCAGTGGCTGCTTCATGTTGTTTCGAACGAATGTGCTGAAAAAGCTGGAGGGTTTTGACCCGCGCTATTTCCTCTACTTCGAAGACTACGACTTGAGCCTGCGCACTCACGATGTGGCCCGCGTTGCGTATCTTCCCATTGTTCGTGTCTTGCACCACGGTGGGGGCGCGGCGCGCAAAGGGTCCGCGCATCTCCGAATGTTCGCAGCGTCGGCGGTGAGGTTCTTCAACCGCTTCGGTTGGAAGTTGCTATGA
- a CDS encoding D-glycero-alpha-D-manno-heptose-1,7-bisphosphate 7-phosphatase, with amino-acid sequence MKQPALFLDRDGVINIDTGYTHRQDQFEFINGIFELVAKATAYGYKTFIVTNQAGIGRGYYTEQEFWILMDWVRQQFSETGGLIEKVYFCPHHPEHGIGQYHQACTCRKPAPGMLLKAGHDYNIDFSNSIFLGDKKTDMDAGRAAGVGTLLYMGDEMDFQPAIEIASPIDAIPYLIRSNG; translated from the coding sequence ATGAAGCAACCGGCTTTATTTCTTGATAGAGACGGCGTCATCAATATTGACACTGGATACACCCATCGACAGGATCAATTCGAATTTATCAATGGAATTTTCGAACTGGTTGCGAAGGCTACTGCCTATGGATATAAAACGTTCATTGTGACAAACCAGGCAGGGATTGGCCGAGGTTATTACACTGAGCAGGAATTCTGGATCCTGATGGACTGGGTACGCCAGCAATTTTCCGAAACTGGCGGGTTAATCGAAAAGGTCTATTTTTGCCCGCACCACCCAGAACATGGCATCGGGCAGTATCATCAAGCCTGCACTTGCCGCAAACCCGCGCCTGGAATGCTGCTAAAAGCCGGCCATGATTATAACATCGACTTCAGTAATTCGATTTTTCTGGGCGACAAGAAGACTGACATGGATGCGGGTCGCGCGGCCGGAGTAGGGACATTGCTTTACATGGGCGACGAGATGGATTTTCAACCGGCCATAGAAATAGCGTCTCCAATTGACGCTATTCCATACCTTATACGGTCAAACGGATAG
- a CDS encoding methyl-accepting chemotaxis protein, which produces MLNNITIRGGLTLVISVFVAFLLIVIGVGYGALKLANSSLDETQHSAVALSHLKASSEKLLQVQLALGSYQTLFSVGKQTDDLLPAAHKVLVESNKDFANYMAGPFASEDEKKLAQSVEQARSALVDKAIEPEFKALTDFDFNTFRNIQGETANAFYAAYSKSIDTLQRVQMDSQRQQAETAAQRFQMATLLFAGIGAIAIVIGVMARVGLSAAVIKPVNATIKHFERIAAGDLTISIRSKSRNEMGQLLGALTKMRDGLVETVAKVRGSTTAITQGANEIASGNADLSSRTEQQAAALQQTAASMEQLSATVKQNADNAKQANRLAQGALDTVTRGGAVVSRVTETMDGISASSRKVAEIIGMIEGIAFQTNILALNAAVEAARAGEQGRGFAVVASEVRSLAQRSGSAAKEIKELIGESAAKVEQGASLVSDAQKTIHEAMDAVQRVTGVMNEIEASALEQSDGIEQVNKAVAQIDEVTQHNAALVEEAAAAAKSLEEHAVALRDAVAVFRLDDQSTTAKEIASIEYNPNKKLSLSHNEIDLKIA; this is translated from the coding sequence ATGCTTAATAACATCACCATTCGTGGCGGCCTGACGCTCGTGATCAGCGTGTTCGTTGCTTTCCTGCTGATCGTGATCGGCGTCGGCTACGGCGCGTTGAAGCTTGCCAATAGCAGCCTCGATGAAACGCAGCACAGCGCCGTGGCTCTGTCACATCTGAAGGCGAGCTCCGAGAAGCTGCTGCAAGTGCAGCTCGCGCTCGGCTCCTATCAGACGCTCTTCAGCGTCGGCAAGCAAACCGACGACCTGTTGCCGGCGGCGCATAAGGTGCTGGTCGAGTCGAACAAGGACTTCGCCAATTACATGGCCGGCCCGTTCGCAAGCGAGGACGAAAAGAAGCTTGCGCAGAGCGTCGAGCAGGCACGCAGTGCGCTTGTCGACAAAGCAATCGAGCCGGAATTCAAGGCACTGACCGACTTCGACTTCAACACCTTCCGCAACATCCAGGGTGAGACGGCGAATGCCTTTTACGCGGCTTATTCGAAATCCATCGATACCCTCCAGCGTGTGCAAATGGATAGCCAGCGCCAGCAGGCCGAGACGGCGGCGCAGCGCTTCCAGATGGCGACGCTGCTGTTCGCCGGCATCGGCGCAATTGCCATTGTGATCGGCGTGATGGCGCGGGTCGGTTTGTCCGCGGCGGTGATCAAGCCGGTCAATGCAACCATCAAACATTTCGAACGGATTGCTGCCGGCGATCTGACGATTAGCATCAGAAGCAAGTCGCGCAACGAGATGGGTCAGTTGCTCGGTGCGTTGACGAAGATGCGCGACGGCCTGGTCGAGACGGTGGCCAAGGTACGCGGCAGTACGACGGCAATCACTCAAGGTGCAAACGAGATTGCGTCGGGTAACGCCGATCTGTCGTCGCGCACCGAACAGCAGGCTGCCGCGCTTCAGCAAACCGCGGCAAGCATGGAACAGCTTTCGGCGACGGTGAAGCAGAACGCGGATAACGCGAAGCAGGCAAACCGGTTGGCGCAGGGTGCGTTGGATACAGTGACCCGTGGTGGCGCTGTGGTGTCGCGTGTCACTGAGACGATGGATGGGATAAGCGCATCGTCGAGGAAAGTGGCTGAGATTATCGGCATGATCGAAGGCATCGCGTTTCAGACTAACATCCTCGCGTTGAACGCGGCCGTCGAAGCAGCGCGTGCGGGGGAGCAGGGACGAGGCTTTGCAGTGGTTGCCTCGGAGGTGCGTAGCCTCGCACAGCGGTCCGGCTCGGCGGCGAAGGAGATCAAGGAGTTGATCGGCGAATCGGCTGCGAAAGTGGAGCAGGGGGCATCGCTCGTGTCCGATGCGCAGAAGACAATTCATGAGGCGATGGACGCGGTTCAACGCGTCACGGGTGTCATGAACGAGATCGAAGCGTCAGCGCTCGAACAGAGCGATGGAATCGAACAGGTCAACAAGGCAGTCGCACAGATCGATGAAGTCACGCAGCACAACGCAGCGCTCGTGGAAGAGGCTGCGGCAGCGGCCAAATCACTGGAAGAGCACGCGGTTGCATTGCGTGACGCAGTCGCCGTATTTCGACTCGACGATCAATCAACAACAGCTAAAGAAATAGCTTCAATTGAATATAACCCCAATAAAAAATTGTCTCTGTCGCACAACGAAATAGATTTGAAAATTGCTTGA
- a CDS encoding UDP-glucose 4-epimerase family protein has translation MTHVLVSGANGFVGRVLGRALIDAGHTVTGLVRQPGGCAEGVQEWVYDGKDFAGVADAWPQGLKPDCVVHLAARVHVMHDDAADPDAAFRATNVEGTLRLAEAASQNGVQRFVFVSSIKAVAETDGGRPLREDDPAHVEDAYGRSKREAEQALIHYSEDTGLDVVIVRPPLVYGPQVRANFLRLMDGIWRGVPLPLGAVSARRSLVYVGNLADALVRCATDPRAAHQCFHVADGGDPTVAELAQAIGRHLQKTARLFPVPVGLLRLVGRLARRSAHVERLIGSLQVDTTRIRRVLDWNPPYTADDGLAATASWYRSKKR, from the coding sequence ATGACGCACGTTCTGGTAAGCGGTGCGAATGGATTTGTCGGGCGGGTTCTCGGGCGCGCGCTGATTGATGCGGGTCATACCGTGACTGGACTGGTTCGTCAGCCGGGCGGCTGCGCGGAGGGTGTGCAGGAATGGGTTTATGACGGCAAGGATTTTGCCGGTGTGGCCGATGCATGGCCCCAAGGGTTGAAGCCCGATTGTGTCGTGCATCTCGCCGCTCGCGTGCACGTCATGCACGACGATGCGGCTGACCCCGACGCCGCGTTTCGTGCGACCAACGTCGAAGGTACCCTGCGGCTCGCAGAAGCGGCCTCGCAAAACGGCGTGCAGCGTTTCGTGTTCGTCAGCAGTATTAAGGCAGTAGCCGAAACGGATGGTGGACGTCCGCTTCGCGAAGATGATCCGGCACACGTGGAAGACGCCTACGGCCGGTCGAAACGGGAAGCCGAGCAGGCGCTGATTCACTACAGTGAGGATACCGGGCTCGATGTTGTGATCGTGCGTCCGCCGCTGGTTTACGGCCCGCAGGTGCGGGCAAATTTCTTGCGTCTGATGGACGGTATCTGGCGTGGCGTGCCGCTACCGCTTGGGGCCGTGAGCGCGAGGCGTAGCCTCGTTTATGTCGGCAATCTCGCCGATGCGCTCGTGCGCTGTGCAACGGACCCGCGCGCGGCGCACCAGTGCTTTCACGTCGCGGACGGCGGCGATCCGACCGTTGCCGAGCTTGCGCAGGCTATCGGCAGGCATCTGCAAAAGACGGCACGGCTTTTCCCGGTTCCGGTCGGCTTGCTGCGTCTGGTTGGCCGGTTGGCACGCCGCTCGGCACACGTCGAACGCCTGATCGGCAGTTTGCAGGTCGACACGACGCGCATTCGCCGCGTGCTGGACTGGAACCCGCCCTATACAGCCGATGACGGGCTGGCTGCGACAGCCAGTTGGTATCGTTCAAAGAAGCGCTAA
- a CDS encoding acyltransferase family protein: MKQKETSNTESHWAILAALRFFLAVVVVAGHFSLYVRLDTRHLVGDGYLNPLSAVYGFFILSGYSIAASLDRSTSGFMRRRFARIWPLYLAAIAFGLAVYMLIPNGFSWPLGNASLSAHPGSLAIIASLLMLQTVIAGPIATIGPTWSLSAEWWHYMISPVLKKIPTSVLLVAMLASFILYLRVNPAGPGVAGMDQLTHGKGILALSWVWMTGFVYYRYRRTPLGILLLIGPSLFALTIGHSTGVPFFITAFVLIAAEEFSVSGKMQKAFNFLGDWSYPLYLFHMACFIAVLQFGSNRSVITLSSAFIVSLLALYLVDYPSRILFKRKAAVRPVAKENARNDYSDHHLTPQKDNQGQLGANTPVRRERAANNG, from the coding sequence ATGAAGCAGAAAGAAACGTCAAACACCGAAAGCCACTGGGCGATATTAGCCGCGCTGAGATTTTTTCTTGCCGTCGTGGTTGTGGCAGGGCATTTTTCTTTATATGTCAGGCTGGACACACGTCATCTCGTCGGGGATGGGTATCTGAATCCGCTGAGTGCGGTTTACGGATTCTTCATCCTTTCCGGATACAGTATCGCTGCTAGTTTGGACCGGAGTACATCCGGCTTCATGAGACGCAGGTTCGCCCGGATTTGGCCTTTATATCTTGCTGCGATTGCGTTTGGCTTGGCCGTCTACATGCTCATCCCGAATGGATTTAGCTGGCCCTTGGGTAATGCGTCTCTGTCAGCCCACCCAGGAAGTCTGGCGATTATCGCCTCGTTGTTGATGTTGCAAACGGTGATAGCTGGACCAATCGCGACCATAGGGCCGACGTGGTCGCTGAGTGCAGAATGGTGGCATTACATGATTTCACCGGTGCTCAAAAAGATCCCGACTTCGGTGCTGCTAGTGGCCATGCTGGCATCCTTCATCCTCTACTTGAGAGTCAATCCGGCCGGCCCAGGAGTCGCTGGAATGGACCAGCTTACCCATGGCAAAGGAATCTTGGCTTTGTCGTGGGTGTGGATGACGGGATTTGTTTACTATCGATACCGGAGAACACCACTTGGAATTTTGTTGCTGATCGGACCGTCGCTCTTTGCGCTGACCATCGGGCATTCCACCGGCGTTCCATTCTTCATTACGGCGTTTGTTCTGATTGCCGCTGAGGAGTTTAGCGTGTCGGGCAAAATGCAAAAGGCGTTCAACTTTCTTGGGGATTGGTCATATCCTCTTTACCTCTTCCACATGGCTTGCTTCATCGCCGTGCTGCAGTTTGGGTCGAACAGATCAGTAATTACTTTATCCAGCGCCTTTATCGTTTCTCTCTTGGCCTTGTATCTCGTCGACTATCCAAGCCGAATATTATTTAAACGAAAGGCTGCGGTACGCCCGGTTGCAAAGGAGAATGCACGGAATGATTATTCGGATCATCACCTCACGCCTCAAAAGGACAACCAAGGTCAACTTGGCGCTAATACGCCCGTAAGACGCGAACGCGCGGCGAATAACGGATAA
- a CDS encoding MraY family glycosyltransferase: protein MNTHALVNLPWTTVAIVAVSAACASAAILLVLLKTGLAWRLATDIPNDRSLHVRPTPRVGGWGIVPVAVIAILLAAPSLWCAALATGFLAAVSQVDDRRGLPARVRFAAHFIAVVAFVALYPAAAPWWLLAALAFLMMWLVNLYNFMDGADGLAGGMTLFGFAGYAVAAMVSGHPMPELALASAAVAGAALGFLIFNFHPARIFLGDAGSISIGFLAGALGYWGWRGEAWPIWFPVLVFAPFITDASVTLLKRLLRGEKFWEPHREHYYQRLVRSGVGHAGTAWMWYAVMAIGIVLAVGALDWPPVFQWSVVAIWIGILFLMGGVVDLRWRRFQSTPSERSSEVSR from the coding sequence ATGAACACGCATGCTCTTGTGAATTTGCCCTGGACGACGGTGGCAATAGTGGCAGTGAGCGCCGCCTGCGCGAGCGCGGCGATCCTGCTCGTCCTGCTGAAAACCGGGCTGGCCTGGCGGCTCGCCACGGACATTCCGAACGATCGTTCCTTACATGTCCGTCCGACACCGCGGGTCGGCGGCTGGGGCATTGTGCCGGTGGCCGTGATCGCGATCCTGCTCGCCGCGCCGTCATTGTGGTGCGCGGCGCTTGCCACCGGCTTCCTCGCCGCGGTGTCGCAGGTTGACGATCGCCGTGGGCTGCCGGCGCGCGTCAGGTTTGCGGCGCACTTCATTGCGGTTGTGGCATTTGTCGCCCTCTATCCGGCGGCTGCGCCGTGGTGGCTGCTCGCCGCATTGGCCTTTTTGATGATGTGGCTCGTCAACCTCTACAATTTCATGGATGGCGCCGACGGCCTCGCGGGCGGCATGACGTTGTTCGGGTTCGCCGGCTATGCGGTGGCCGCCATGGTGAGCGGGCATCCGATGCCGGAGTTGGCGTTGGCATCGGCGGCGGTAGCGGGCGCCGCCTTGGGTTTCCTGATATTTAACTTTCACCCGGCGCGCATTTTTCTGGGCGATGCCGGATCGATTTCAATCGGCTTTCTGGCCGGTGCGCTCGGTTATTGGGGTTGGAGAGGCGAAGCATGGCCTATCTGGTTCCCGGTGCTGGTATTCGCACCCTTTATCACCGACGCCTCCGTCACATTGCTGAAGCGCCTGCTGCGCGGTGAAAAATTTTGGGAACCGCATCGGGAGCATTACTATCAACGTTTGGTACGTTCCGGTGTGGGCCACGCTGGAACCGCGTGGATGTGGTACGCCGTGATGGCGATCGGCATCGTACTCGCGGTCGGTGCGCTTGATTGGCCCCCTGTGTTTCAGTGGAGTGTCGTTGCGATATGGATCGGCATCCTTTTCCTGATGGGAGGAGTTGTGGATCTGCGTTGGCGTCGTTTCCAATCAACACCGTCCGAACGTTCGTCTGAGGTATCACGCTGA